The genomic stretch CCCCGCTGGCGCGTTGCAGGCCGGGATAACTCGCGATGTTGCACACTGGATAAATGCCGGTGATGCACGCCACCTTGTCCGGGTTTTCGGCAGCCCAACTGTACAGCATCAACCCGCCGCGACTGCGCGCCAGTAGACAAGCCCGCTTGGCCAATCCGCGTTTCGCCACGAGATGCGCGTGCAGCGCCGCATACGTCGCCCGACCTTTCGGACTGCCATAAGACTCGCCCACATCCACGCCGGCAATGGCAATGCCCGCCTTGAGGAAGCGCTCGAACATCCATTTCTCCGCCCCGCCCGGCAGCCCGCGCAAGGTGGGTGCATACCACACCCAAGGCATCGCGCCTTGGTCCAGCTTGGCCGGTTTGGTGTCCGGCAAAATCAGAAACGCCGTGCGCCCCTCGATGGCAAAGACTTCCCCGGGGAATGGTAGTTGCTTTTTCGGTTGGGCCGCGTGGATCCAACCCGCAATCACGCAGAGCCCCAGAAGGATACCAAGCCGCTGTCGAGGATTGTCCACGACTAACTTTGGAACTGTTTGATCGGCCCGGTTTGGCCGTGACCGAACTTGGTGAGGCCGGTGTCGAGGGCGCCGTAGTGCTCGATGGGATTGCCGTAGGCGTTGAGCAATGTGGTGTAGAAATTACCCAACGTGCTGTGGCCGGGCTGCCCGTAGTTGGGCAGGCGAATGTAGCGGCGGCGCAGGTCCACGCGCGCGTTGTCGCCCGAGAGGATGATGAAGGGATATTCCCAGCCGTGACTGTGATGGGTCTCGCCGCCGTCCGGAAAATAAAAGAGCATGGTGTTGTCGAACATCGTGCCGTCACCCTCGGGCACGCTCTTGAGCCGTTTGACGATGCGATCAATCACCGCCATGTGATGCGTACGCGCGCGGTCGCGGATGGTCTCCGCCGAGAGCCCGCCAATGCTTTTGTTGTGGCCCACATCGTGCATGTTCACCTTCTCGCCTTCGATACCCGGAATGCCGGTGTAGCGGTGGCCGAGTTCGTCCACGGTGAAGGCGACGACATTGGTCAGCCCGGAAATCAGCGCGCCGAGTAATACCTCCGAATGGCCGATCTGGCGGTCTAACGTGTTGATGGCCGGATCGAGATATTTCGCATCGAGCTTGGGCACGTGCTTGCGGATCACTTCCGCCATGGCGTCGATCTTGCGGTTGCGATCGCGGATGGATTCCACGGAGTCCGCATAATTCTGCACCTTGGCCTTCTCAATCCCAGCCAGCGGATTGGCAATGGCACTTTCGTTGCCGGCAATAAACTCGAGTACCTTGCGATCGAGCTGATATTGGGTGCGCGCCTTGGGATCGTTGGAGACGGACTTGAATAACTCCTGCAACGCGATGCGCGGCGAGCCAAACGCGTAGTTGGGCTGTTGCGGGCCGCGGGCAGAAAAGCCGGTGGCCACGCCGTCGAGACTGCCGCGGGCATTGCCGCCGCCCAGTGGGAAACACGCCAGCTCAATGTGGCCGGCGGGCGAGGGAAAGAGCTTGGCCAATTCGAAATCGACCGTAGCCCACTTGATAGAGCTGAGTCGTTCGTTAGCCTTGAACACGCCGAGCGAGGAGCACCAGGAATGGTGACCGGTGGTGCACATCTTGCCGGAAAGCCCCTGCAGAATCGTTAGGTTTTCCCGGTGACCGGCCAACGGCCCGAGCCACTGGGGCAGATCGTGCCCGTCGAGATCGACATCCACCGCTTCCTTGCGCTTCTCGAGCTCCATCGTCTTGGCATCGAGACTAGGCGGCACGCACACGCGCGGCCACAGGCCGTTGCCGCGGTGCATAAAGATAAACCGCGTCGGCGGCTTGCCAGAGGCAGCGGCCAGCTGCTGCGGCGCATTCATCAACGCCATGGCGCCGGCGCCGAGGAGGGATTGCTTCAGAAAATCTCTGCGGTTGTTCATGGCTGCTCCTTGCTCGATTTACGGTAACGGAATGAGTCCGAAGTTAAAAGCGAAACGATGACGGCCTTGAAGCTGCCGCCTTGCTGAACGTAGGCGCGGTCGGCCTCGATGAGAGTTTGCGAGTCGGACAACATTTCGTTACGGCCCATGTAAAAACGGAAAGCATGCCGGATGATGCTTTGTCGCACACGCTCGGATTGAGCAAGGCGGTTGATAAGGTCAAAGGAATCGCGCACCTCGCCATCGAGCTTGGCATCGCCCGTGCCAACCAGTTTGCCAAGGGTGCTAACCGGCTTGGTCTTATAGGTAGTGGAGCCGTTTTTCTTGGTAGGATTGGCGAGGATATGTTCCTCGTACTCGAGAGGTTCATCGAGGCGGTAGCGGCCAAAATCATCGAAGACCTCGAACGGCAAACCAAGTGGGTTCATGTGCTGATGGCACTTCAGGCATTCGGCTTTTTGCGTAACGGTTTCGACCCGTTCACGAAAGGTCTTGTGCGGATCTTCCGGGACTTGAGCATCGACAGTGATCGGCACGTCGGGCACGCGGCCGGCCAAGAGCTTTTCCCGAATCCAGCGGC from Limisphaerales bacterium encodes the following:
- a CDS encoding prolyl oligopeptidase family serine peptidase, with product MDNPRQRLGILLGLCVIAGWIHAAQPKKQLPFPGEVFAIEGRTAFLILPDTKPAKLDQGAMPWVWYAPTLRGLPGGAEKWMFERFLKAGIAIAGVDVGESYGSPKGRATYAALHAHLVAKRGLAKRACLLARSRGGLMLYSWAAENPDKVACITGIYPVCNIASYPGLQRASGAFGLTAQGLEAQLAMHNPIDRLAPLAKAKVPIFHIHGDMDRVVPLDKNSAIIKDRYDKLGGPMTLEVVKGQGHNMWPGWFQSQALVDFVLKHAKESAR
- a CDS encoding DUF1552 domain-containing protein; this translates as MNNRRDFLKQSLLGAGAMALMNAPQQLAAASGKPPTRFIFMHRGNGLWPRVCVPPSLDAKTMELEKRKEAVDVDLDGHDLPQWLGPLAGHRENLTILQGLSGKMCTTGHHSWCSSLGVFKANERLSSIKWATVDFELAKLFPSPAGHIELACFPLGGGNARGSLDGVATGFSARGPQQPNYAFGSPRIALQELFKSVSNDPKARTQYQLDRKVLEFIAGNESAIANPLAGIEKAKVQNYADSVESIRDRNRKIDAMAEVIRKHVPKLDAKYLDPAINTLDRQIGHSEVLLGALISGLTNVVAFTVDELGHRYTGIPGIEGEKVNMHDVGHNKSIGGLSAETIRDRARTHHMAVIDRIVKRLKSVPEGDGTMFDNTMLFYFPDGGETHHSHGWEYPFIILSGDNARVDLRRRYIRLPNYGQPGHSTLGNFYTTLLNAYGNPIEHYGALDTGLTKFGHGQTGPIKQFQS